In a genomic window of Merismopedia glauca CCAP 1448/3:
- a CDS encoding chemotaxis protein CheW: MSNSITVDRRFILTQVDRVTLVFPAHLVAETLLVERTRVLNLPFYDSAIAGCFHAGGKIVPLVSPAQFLGVQTNLMREFLTVVCLGESAEHLAGVGVLVDRLLGSRMGEKLFSMADSDRPTQEQLFEPKLFPKELFQPQRLHGLAA, encoded by the coding sequence ATGAGTAACTCTATCACTGTCGATCGCCGTTTTATTCTGACCCAAGTCGATCGCGTTACACTCGTCTTTCCTGCCCATTTAGTCGCCGAAACCCTATTAGTAGAACGGACACGAGTTCTCAATCTACCTTTTTACGATAGTGCGATCGCAGGCTGTTTTCATGCAGGTGGAAAAATAGTTCCCTTGGTTTCACCTGCTCAATTCCTTGGCGTACAGACAAATTTAATGCGTGAATTTCTGACCGTTGTTTGCTTAGGAGAATCTGCCGAACACTTAGCTGGAGTAGGCGTACTCGTCGATCGATTGTTGGGAAGTCGAATGGGGGAAAAGTTGTTCTCTATGGCTGATAGCGATCGACCGACCCAAGAGCAATTGTTTGAACCGAAGCTTTTCCCTAAAGAGCTATTCCAACCCCAGCGCCTGCATGGACTTGCTGCTTGA
- a CDS encoding EAL domain-containing response regulator — MLKPAIVCVDDDLLILNSLGEQLSRSLSEEYDIELVTSPSAALEIFSELVSEGIEIPLIISDQGMPEMSGNELLTQIHAQYPHTLTIMLTGQINVDDVAKAVNSGNLYRYIAKPWDETDLILTVKEALRRYAQEQQLTAQSQALRQANEDLEKSLSLLRATLESTADGILVVDSLGNVTHFNQKLLDIWGMMDEVALNGHKNQVLAAIEQQLPDSDPFNHKIREWEQPCSLESYDILTLKNGKIIECYSQIQCLGSQNVGRVWSFQDITERRQTEEIIHYQAHHDCLTGLPNRKQFNERLSQLLAYAHQRQEPLGVLFIDLDHFKVVNDTLGHVLGDRLLQQVVDRLNQCCRSEDMIARWGGDEFTMALPHIHSREDATAIAQRILEALHPSFELEEHQIRISSSIGISIYPEDGSDADTLLKNADTALYQAKELGRNDYQHYAQALNSQSTQRLALENSLYQALERRELLVYYQPQLDSTTGEITHMEALVRWQHPQLGFISPEVFIPLAEQNGLIIQIGKWVLQTACTQAKAWQVMGMPPMTIAVNLSPRQLKHRQLLQTIKHTLTEIGLEPHYLELEITESATLQDVDSTRSILTDLQSMGISIALDDFGTGYSSLSYLKQFPFHSLKIDQSFVRDLLTNHQDVAIVEALLALGRGLNIRVIAEGVETVELKNLLETLGCYYMQGYYFSRPLPSEEATKVLMLKGSKVGSRE; from the coding sequence ATGCTGAAGCCTGCGATTGTGTGTGTAGATGACGATCTGCTGATCCTCAACAGTTTGGGGGAGCAACTCAGCCGCAGCTTGAGTGAAGAGTATGATATTGAGCTAGTAACGAGTCCCTCAGCCGCTTTAGAGATTTTTTCTGAGCTAGTCTCAGAGGGAATTGAAATTCCCTTGATTATCTCAGATCAAGGAATGCCAGAAATGTCAGGGAATGAATTACTCACCCAAATTCATGCCCAATACCCGCACACCCTAACTATTATGTTGACGGGTCAAATCAACGTTGATGATGTCGCCAAAGCTGTCAATTCAGGCAATTTATACCGTTATATTGCCAAACCTTGGGATGAAACCGATTTAATTTTGACCGTCAAGGAAGCACTTCGTCGTTATGCCCAAGAACAACAGCTTACGGCTCAAAGTCAAGCACTCCGCCAAGCTAATGAAGATCTAGAAAAGTCTCTATCTCTGCTGCGGGCAACTTTAGAATCTACGGCTGATGGCATTCTAGTAGTAGATAGTCTGGGCAACGTTACCCATTTCAATCAAAAATTGCTAGATATCTGGGGAATGATGGATGAGGTGGCTCTGAATGGTCATAAAAACCAAGTTTTAGCCGCCATTGAGCAGCAACTCCCAGATTCAGATCCCTTCAATCACAAAATTAGAGAATGGGAGCAGCCATGCAGCCTAGAGAGCTACGATATATTAACCCTCAAAAACGGTAAAATTATCGAATGTTATTCCCAAATCCAATGTCTCGGATCGCAGAATGTCGGACGGGTTTGGAGTTTTCAAGATATTACAGAACGTCGGCAAACCGAGGAAATCATTCATTATCAAGCTCACCATGACTGTCTAACTGGATTACCCAATCGCAAGCAGTTTAATGAGCGTTTGTCTCAACTTCTGGCTTATGCACACCAGAGACAGGAGCCTTTGGGAGTTCTGTTTATCGATTTAGATCATTTTAAGGTAGTGAATGATACTCTAGGTCACGTTCTGGGCGATCGCTTGTTACAGCAAGTGGTAGATCGCCTGAATCAATGTTGCCGTTCTGAGGATATGATTGCTCGCTGGGGTGGTGATGAATTTACAATGGCATTGCCGCATATACACAGTCGCGAGGATGCTACGGCGATCGCCCAACGAATTCTGGAGGCATTACACCCCAGTTTTGAACTAGAAGAACATCAAATCCGTATTAGTAGCAGCATTGGCATCAGTATCTATCCCGAAGACGGATCTGATGCTGATACCTTACTCAAGAATGCAGATACGGCTTTATACCAGGCTAAGGAACTAGGACGCAATGACTACCAACATTATGCACAAGCGTTGAACTCCCAATCCACTCAAAGGTTAGCCTTAGAAAACAGTTTGTACCAAGCCCTAGAACGGAGAGAACTTTTAGTTTATTACCAACCTCAATTGGATAGTACCACGGGTGAAATTACCCACATGGAAGCCCTAGTACGCTGGCAACATCCCCAGTTAGGATTTATCTCTCCAGAAGTCTTCATTCCTTTAGCAGAACAAAATGGCTTGATTATTCAGATAGGGAAATGGGTGCTACAAACTGCTTGTACTCAAGCCAAAGCATGGCAAGTAATGGGGATGCCACCCATGACTATAGCTGTTAATCTTTCCCCACGACAGCTTAAGCATCGTCAACTCCTGCAAACCATCAAACACACTTTAACCGAGATCGGACTAGAACCTCATTACTTGGAACTAGAAATCACTGAATCAGCGACGCTACAAGATGTCGATTCAACTCGGTCTATCTTAACGGACTTACAGAGCATGGGTATTAGCATAGCTTTGGATGATTTTGGGACGGGATACTCTTCTTTGAGCTATCTAAAACAGTTTCCTTTCCATAGCTTAAAAATAGACCAATCTTTCGTCCGCGATCTCCTTACCAATCATCAGGATGTCGCAATTGTCGAGGCACTTTTGGCGTTAGGACGTGGATTGAATATACGAGTTATCGCTGAAGGGGTTGAAACTGTCGAACTCAAAAATCTCTTGGAAACTCTTGGCTGCTATTATATGCAAGGTTACTATTTCAGCCGCCCTTTACCCTCAGAAGAGGCGACTAAGGTTTTGATGTTGAAGGGTTCTAAAGTAGGGAGTAGGGAGTAG
- a CDS encoding methyl-accepting chemotaxis protein: protein MTAIQPTNSDNSQVSEARRFLKPLKRKLWLNSIGSRLFLSIMTGAVVGLGITATLFYQTLEQRSTSEIRGILNNQVGNIETKLGETRYFIKGMASTIEFARNQQGIQSKEAYKQLVLNSFLKRPPLAMATYFLQTSRGVVSDTEWFGPYYYVDQKASGQVGKKLPAPNSNVIYSELFADDNYPTRDYYKIELAAPEENFYIEPLDWYGITMTSSMTKVRDRQNKVIGLAGVDISINQISQGIQSSVLDNAGYFTLLSAQGKLLSYPPDPKKAKGIESYETIPALKQNWNQLAGQKSGLIREGGNYWFYQRVPSNNWLMVAVVPESVVKAPILRITLLGTLVAAAILAGIVALFVQRLNRGLKPILDECNKLAAADASTQELLNNQDEVGQLSTSFFNLLNQVKQNEDTLRQESAMRLALEEEQRRATETESVILQNDIEKLLNVVSAVEEGNLTIQAPVSDRLTGLISDTLNRLIEELAAVMAQVSSAAQNVSNNSQRLQGIAGTVAQNANQQADSVSEALSLSSQVEKSAQATVEELQHSNEILLSLIQKVKEGQKAINSLTQGTTVLQQGTDQIIQQMKTMGEFVGLAEQLVQDQNHIATQTQILALNASLVAARSAEQKDPRKFAAAAQEFEAIADQVSQLAQQTNEGLASLEQRTAQIQKVIASVDTEVQGLGSLVTGFTQGVEQSNLAFNSVQAVTTTIVETSDQVAQSSQEIIQRAQSTASAVKAIVDLAQKTADLTLDARQQSESMGQLSAQLLQRIEFFQLPAMALQPTEK from the coding sequence ATGACTGCTATTCAACCAACAAATTCTGACAATTCACAGGTTAGTGAGGCTAGACGATTCCTAAAGCCATTGAAGCGAAAATTATGGCTTAATTCGATTGGATCTCGTTTATTCCTCTCCATTATGACAGGGGCTGTAGTTGGACTGGGTATTACAGCCACCCTATTTTATCAAACCCTTGAGCAACGTTCCACCTCTGAAATTCGCGGTATTTTGAATAACCAGGTGGGTAATATTGAAACAAAACTAGGTGAGACTAGATATTTTATCAAGGGTATGGCGAGTACCATTGAATTTGCCCGAAATCAGCAGGGTATCCAGTCAAAAGAAGCCTATAAACAACTGGTTTTAAACTCCTTCTTGAAGCGCCCTCCCCTAGCAATGGCAACTTACTTCCTCCAAACCTCTAGGGGTGTGGTGTCTGATACTGAGTGGTTTGGGCCTTACTACTATGTCGATCAAAAAGCATCAGGTCAAGTCGGGAAAAAATTACCTGCTCCCAATAGCAATGTTATTTATTCAGAGCTATTTGCAGACGATAATTATCCAACTAGGGATTACTACAAAATTGAACTAGCCGCTCCAGAAGAAAACTTTTATATAGAACCCTTGGATTGGTATGGCATTACCATGACATCCTCTATGACCAAAGTGCGCGATCGCCAAAATAAGGTCATTGGCTTAGCTGGAGTTGATATTAGTATCAACCAGATTAGTCAAGGCATTCAGAGTTCGGTGCTTGATAATGCAGGTTATTTCACCCTATTGAGCGCGCAAGGTAAGTTGCTATCTTATCCTCCAGATCCCAAGAAGGCAAAGGGAATTGAGAGCTATGAAACTATTCCTGCACTCAAGCAAAACTGGAATCAACTGGCAGGGCAAAAGTCTGGATTGATTCGCGAGGGTGGAAATTACTGGTTTTATCAACGGGTTCCCAGTAATAATTGGTTAATGGTTGCTGTTGTGCCAGAATCTGTAGTTAAAGCACCTATTTTACGGATTACGTTATTGGGGACACTAGTGGCAGCAGCTATTTTGGCTGGCATTGTGGCTTTATTTGTGCAACGTTTGAATCGCGGCTTGAAACCGATTCTAGATGAATGTAATAAGTTGGCAGCAGCAGATGCTTCGACTCAGGAGTTACTGAATAATCAAGATGAAGTAGGTCAGTTATCTACATCATTTTTTAATCTATTGAATCAAGTTAAACAAAATGAAGACACTCTTCGTCAAGAATCAGCGATGCGTTTAGCGCTTGAGGAAGAGCAACGACGGGCGACAGAGACGGAAAGTGTAATTCTTCAGAATGATATTGAAAAACTCCTCAACGTTGTCAGCGCCGTAGAAGAAGGAAACCTGACTATTCAGGCTCCCGTGAGCGATCGCTTGACTGGATTAATCTCTGATACCCTAAATCGGCTGATTGAAGAACTGGCTGCGGTGATGGCTCAGGTGTCCAGCGCGGCTCAAAATGTATCTAATAATAGCCAGCGTTTACAAGGTATTGCTGGAACAGTAGCCCAAAACGCCAACCAACAGGCTGATTCTGTCTCTGAAGCTCTCAGTCTTTCTAGTCAGGTGGAGAAATCTGCTCAAGCAACAGTTGAGGAGCTACAACACTCTAATGAAATCCTGCTGTCGTTGATTCAGAAGGTAAAAGAAGGTCAGAAAGCTATTAATAGCTTGACTCAAGGCACTACTGTGCTTCAGCAAGGAACAGATCAAATTATTCAGCAAATGAAAACTATGGGCGAATTTGTGGGTCTAGCAGAACAGTTGGTACAAGATCAAAACCACATTGCCACCCAAACTCAAATTCTAGCTTTGAACGCATCTTTAGTAGCCGCCCGTTCGGCTGAACAAAAAGATCCGCGTAAATTTGCGGCGGCTGCTCAAGAATTTGAAGCTATCGCCGATCAAGTCAGTCAGTTAGCACAACAAACAAACGAGGGTTTAGCCAGTTTAGAACAACGTACCGCTCAAATTCAGAAAGTTATTGCTAGCGTTGACACTGAGGTACAAGGCTTAGGAAGTCTGGTTACTGGCTTCACTCAGGGTGTAGAACAATCGAATTTAGCCTTTAATAGCGTGCAAGCTGTCACAACCACTATTGTGGAAACCAGCGACCAAGTTGCTCAATCTAGCCAAGAAATTATTCAGCGTGCCCAATCTACGGCATCTGCGGTGAAAGCGATCGTGGACTTGGCACAGAAAACGGCTGACTTAACCCTAGATGCTCGTCAGCAATCTGAATCTATGGGGCAGTTATCAGCCCAATTACTACAACGGATCGAGTTTTTCCAATTACCTGCTATGGCACTTCAACCGACAGAAAAATAA
- a CDS encoding methyl-accepting chemotaxis protein, whose product MTKLPIESLKKPELAKLKPFGLKSIGSRLFLAVLGGAMLGLGTVGYFSYQSSEKQDEIVIAGNLEKAVKDLDAQLQTGQSFLNSMASSIIFLSTNKNLPPNDYKRFLISQMPARPSLVTGFGVMQTPKGLVQERQWFSPYIFEYTGDAIAHVKNGKAERLTKPYEQFAYGDLLVIDEYFKQDYYKDTVKETTPVWTEPYITSDAFLLTTYGGAIKDSQGKVIGAFNGDVSLKDLVSALNGKSVLRQTGYFALLSSQGNVLAYPSQGEKVELLSSAEKNPKLKAIWTQIQKNSSKQPTGIIKLDNSSEYWAYQRVPSSNWVLLAAVPYSTVTNIALQNTLTGIAVVAMILAVVVFVFGRYLNRRLRPILDECNSIAGADDLMLAKLKQQDEVGQVSVAFFNLIDQLGEKERQIREETARAVQQQAELTLAAQQQEESEALQQDVEKLLEVVSAVENGDLTIQAPVSDRVTGLVSDTFNRLIEELNRVMSTVSTTAQQVTGSATDLEQLAMQSSHQAKQQTQAVDRIKVLVQDVTELTQDNTAQTSEADAAVQQAQNAVNLGQQQMNLLNEEIESLQGGTTQITRRVQTLTEFVQLAVQFVKAQKRTASMTRVLALNASLLSSRAMEQQDPEQFASIAREFETITSQVNDLANQTNQDLVILQQRTDQIQAVVSGLSEDVREINQVVQVFTAGVDESNQVFENIQSVTSRVVQVGQRVAESSFVIAQVSQTTLTSVQDIAALAMATEQRADITREQSSAMGQISRELLEIMSFFKISAEEMQVSQSSFDRPDRVNNLIEPTLSRIG is encoded by the coding sequence ATGACTAAATTACCAATAGAGTCCCTAAAAAAACCGGAATTAGCTAAGCTAAAACCTTTCGGACTAAAATCCATTGGTTCGCGCCTATTTTTAGCTGTACTAGGAGGTGCCATGCTGGGCTTGGGCACTGTGGGCTATTTTTCGTACCAATCCTCAGAAAAGCAAGACGAAATTGTCATCGCTGGTAATTTAGAGAAAGCTGTCAAAGACCTAGATGCTCAACTTCAAACTGGTCAATCTTTCCTCAACAGTATGGCATCATCCATTATTTTTCTATCTACAAACAAGAATCTACCACCGAACGATTACAAGCGCTTTCTGATTTCTCAGATGCCTGCTCGTCCCTCTTTGGTGACTGGATTTGGGGTGATGCAAACTCCTAAAGGTCTAGTACAAGAACGACAGTGGTTTTCTCCCTATATTTTTGAATATACAGGCGATGCGATCGCACACGTCAAGAATGGGAAAGCAGAAAGATTAACTAAGCCGTACGAGCAATTTGCCTACGGTGATTTGCTAGTAATAGATGAATACTTTAAACAAGATTACTATAAAGACACCGTTAAAGAGACAACTCCTGTCTGGACTGAACCCTACATTACTTCAGATGCATTCCTACTGACGACCTACGGTGGAGCGATTAAAGATAGTCAAGGGAAAGTAATTGGTGCTTTTAACGGAGATGTCAGCCTTAAAGATTTAGTATCTGCCCTCAACGGCAAGTCTGTTTTGCGTCAAACGGGTTACTTTGCCTTATTAAGCAGTCAGGGAAATGTCTTAGCTTATCCCTCTCAAGGTGAAAAAGTAGAGCTTCTAAGTAGCGCTGAGAAGAATCCAAAATTAAAGGCTATTTGGACTCAGATTCAGAAAAATAGCTCCAAGCAGCCCACTGGAATTATTAAATTAGATAATTCTTCTGAGTATTGGGCTTACCAACGGGTTCCTAGTTCTAACTGGGTGCTACTGGCAGCAGTGCCTTACTCAACTGTAACCAACATTGCCCTCCAAAACACTCTAACTGGGATTGCAGTAGTGGCTATGATCCTAGCAGTGGTTGTCTTTGTCTTTGGCCGATATCTAAACCGCCGTCTCCGCCCAATTTTGGATGAATGTAATTCAATTGCGGGAGCAGATGACTTAATGTTGGCAAAACTGAAGCAGCAGGATGAGGTTGGTCAAGTATCTGTTGCCTTCTTTAACTTGATCGACCAGTTAGGTGAAAAAGAACGACAAATTCGGGAAGAAACGGCTCGCGCAGTTCAGCAGCAAGCAGAACTAACCTTAGCGGCTCAGCAACAAGAGGAAAGTGAAGCACTCCAGCAGGATGTTGAGAAACTGTTGGAAGTTGTTAGTGCGGTAGAAAACGGAGATCTAACTATCCAAGCTCCAGTGAGCGATCGCGTGACTGGATTGGTATCCGATACCTTCAACCGTCTAATTGAAGAATTGAACCGAGTCATGTCAACCGTTTCTACCACGGCTCAGCAAGTGACAGGTAGCGCCACCGATCTAGAGCAGTTGGCAATGCAGTCCTCCCACCAAGCCAAGCAACAAACCCAGGCGGTCGATCGAATTAAAGTCTTGGTACAAGATGTGACTGAACTTACCCAGGATAATACCGCACAAACAAGTGAGGCTGATGCTGCCGTGCAACAAGCTCAAAACGCCGTGAACCTGGGACAACAGCAGATGAATCTTCTTAATGAAGAAATCGAGTCTCTTCAAGGTGGAACCACCCAAATTACACGGCGGGTGCAGACTCTGACAGAATTCGTGCAGTTAGCAGTGCAGTTTGTGAAGGCTCAGAAACGCACGGCATCTATGACTCGCGTTTTGGCACTTAATGCTTCTCTACTCTCGTCTAGGGCTATGGAGCAGCAAGATCCCGAACAATTTGCCAGCATTGCCCGCGAGTTTGAAACCATTACATCTCAGGTTAACGATCTGGCTAACCAAACCAACCAAGACTTAGTTATCCTCCAGCAACGAACCGATCAGATCCAGGCAGTTGTATCTGGTTTGTCAGAAGACGTAAGAGAAATTAACCAGGTGGTGCAGGTTTTTACCGCAGGTGTGGACGAATCTAACCAAGTATTTGAAAACATCCAGTCAGTCACCAGCCGAGTCGTGCAAGTGGGACAGCGCGTAGCTGAATCTAGTTTCGTGATCGCCCAAGTATCTCAAACTACACTGACTTCTGTCCAGGATATTGCGGCTTTAGCAATGGCAACAGAGCAGCGTGCCGATATTACCCGCGAGCAATCTAGTGCAATGGGACAAATTTCCCGTGAGTTGTTAGAGATCATGAGCTTCTTCAAAATATCTGCTGAAGAGATGCAAGTAAGTCAAAGCTCGTTCGATCGACCAGATCGTGTCAACAATCTAATCGAGCCGACTCTTTCACGAATCGGTTGA
- a CDS encoding hybrid sensor histidine kinase/response regulator, whose translation MSELTDRSLKLEVELQLQQELRAMFDVDSQRYLLSYLHLVERLNSQSWTADMQEMYRAIHTIKGGSVTVGAEACLKLATVLEDLLSDLRHLSPAPPLGDGRVAEMLQEAGELLASSLQIEGTKESAIARVQPSVERVQALHEQIKASYLSDWNEQRFLHQEFADQGFGLVVLDLEMAVDKLASQGTVPQSAIDIATQTLAQLSEIGQDLEFTPGWSELIDCCHALVGEPSVEMWRSQWSGYLAALQESARQGGKAIAPTFTAPLPTKDWFPESDAFNLAEFPVIYPDLSDINFDSLAIASFELDIPVIDNCPETAEIDPNDWSALEGLADLSNLDDFSDDSELIEDDYAALAESTQGWLGLVSPDPQAEITVATVRSSRADLEIGDLQIPVPLERLDKTAQTLVETLLSVRASQGVYQNLQSQLAQLLVLAQDSAQYITELRKLQDSYALLDDLKTERHSTDSPTLERYRQGYSTINRLLETSLRLSELGAEANKSAQQTSNNLKNLDRNVLRLRQNIEQSRLVPFKNLAFRAKAVLRDLTIRGGKQAQIVIEGEQIELDAATVSQIEPAILHLIRNAYDHGLESTPERISSGKSESGTITLSLKRSGSRYLLELKDDGRGIDANRIRQSATAKGLPLTQTDTYNQLLAVICQPGFSTQEVVSDISGRGVGMDVVANQIEALGGRLRLETKVGRGTTFQLQFPVPQLLVSCVLLRVGDRPFAIPVQDIATTAIWDTLPTTSVEDTNTIYSWEVKQGEISVPALYLMDYWQPQSLTHNIPSTAIALRVYSVEREQSLWIVVDDLIEQTELLLTPLPNPLEAPVGVLGVSLRADGSLIPAIDAAMLVEIISQTTQPAIADPLLTLSTVSSEPLNLPYATRTILVVDDAALMRRRIEASLTAYGYSVVTCGDGLEAWNWLQSHTIPAMLITDVEMPNMDGFTLIDRVRQSGITMPIMVVSSRLAEEWSKEAQRLGANDYLTKGFTTQDLVSKVEALL comes from the coding sequence ATGTCTGAACTAACAGACCGCTCTCTCAAACTCGAAGTAGAACTACAATTGCAGCAAGAATTGCGGGCAATGTTTGATGTTGATAGCCAACGCTATCTGCTTTCTTACCTCCATCTAGTTGAACGCTTGAATTCCCAGTCGTGGACGGCGGATATGCAGGAGATGTATCGCGCAATTCACACTATTAAAGGTGGCTCTGTCACTGTAGGAGCAGAGGCTTGCCTGAAATTGGCAACGGTATTGGAAGATTTATTGTCAGATCTGCGCCATCTGAGTCCTGCTCCTCCTTTGGGTGATGGACGAGTGGCTGAGATGCTGCAAGAAGCTGGGGAGTTACTAGCTAGCAGCCTCCAGATAGAAGGAACTAAAGAATCTGCCATAGCCAGAGTTCAACCTTCCGTAGAGCGAGTTCAAGCTCTGCACGAGCAGATTAAAGCGTCCTATTTATCTGATTGGAACGAACAGCGTTTCTTGCACCAGGAGTTTGCCGATCAAGGATTCGGTTTGGTGGTGCTGGATTTGGAAATGGCAGTCGATAAACTGGCTAGTCAGGGAACTGTCCCCCAGTCTGCGATTGACATCGCCACCCAAACCCTTGCTCAATTGAGCGAAATTGGTCAAGATTTAGAGTTTACCCCAGGTTGGAGCGAATTAATCGACTGTTGCCATGCACTCGTGGGCGAACCTTCCGTAGAGATGTGGCGATCGCAATGGTCTGGGTATTTAGCTGCCTTGCAAGAGTCTGCACGCCAGGGGGGTAAGGCGATCGCACCTACTTTTACAGCACCACTACCCACCAAAGATTGGTTTCCTGAATCAGATGCTTTCAATTTGGCAGAATTTCCGGTCATATATCCAGATTTAAGCGATATAAATTTTGATAGTCTGGCGATCGCTTCTTTTGAGCTAGATATTCCTGTCATAGACAACTGCCCTGAAACCGCAGAAATCGACCCGAATGACTGGTCTGCTTTAGAGGGTTTAGCCGATTTGTCCAATTTGGATGATTTCTCCGACGATAGCGAACTAATAGAAGATGACTATGCGGCTTTAGCTGAAAGCACTCAAGGTTGGCTAGGTCTGGTTTCCCCAGATCCCCAGGCAGAAATTACCGTCGCCACCGTTCGCTCTAGCCGCGCTGATTTAGAGATAGGCGATCTTCAAATTCCCGTCCCCCTAGAACGCCTGGACAAAACCGCTCAAACCCTGGTAGAAACCCTCCTCAGCGTCCGAGCCTCTCAAGGTGTTTATCAAAATCTGCAATCTCAACTAGCCCAACTTTTAGTCTTGGCTCAAGATAGCGCTCAGTACATTACAGAATTGCGAAAACTACAAGATAGTTACGCCCTCTTGGATGACTTAAAAACTGAGCGACACTCTACAGATAGCCCTACTCTCGAACGCTATCGCCAAGGTTACAGTACCATTAACCGTTTACTGGAAACCAGTTTGCGTCTCTCAGAATTAGGGGCTGAAGCCAACAAATCTGCCCAACAAACCTCAAACAACCTAAAAAACCTGGATCGTAACGTCCTCCGCCTCCGCCAAAACATCGAGCAAAGCCGTCTGGTTCCTTTTAAAAACTTGGCTTTTCGAGCCAAAGCAGTCCTCCGCGATTTAACCATCCGTGGCGGCAAACAAGCTCAGATAGTCATCGAAGGAGAACAAATTGAACTGGATGCAGCTACAGTTTCGCAGATAGAGCCAGCGATCTTACACCTGATTCGCAATGCTTACGATCACGGGCTGGAAAGTACCCCAGAGCGGATTTCTTCTGGTAAGTCGGAGTCAGGAACCATTACCCTCTCTCTGAAACGGAGTGGCAGTCGCTATCTGTTGGAACTCAAAGACGATGGGCGTGGAATTGATGCCAATCGCATCCGTCAGTCTGCAACAGCCAAAGGCTTGCCTTTGACCCAAACCGACACATATAACCAGCTTTTAGCCGTTATTTGCCAACCTGGCTTTAGTACCCAGGAGGTTGTCAGCGATATTTCTGGTCGTGGTGTGGGTATGGATGTTGTGGCGAACCAAATTGAGGCTTTAGGTGGACGACTCCGCCTGGAAACCAAGGTTGGTCGTGGTACGACCTTCCAACTTCAGTTTCCCGTACCGCAACTGCTGGTATCCTGCGTGTTATTGCGGGTTGGCGATCGCCCCTTCGCGATTCCCGTCCAGGATATTGCCACTACCGCTATCTGGGATACTTTACCAACTACTTCTGTCGAAGATACCAACACAATCTACTCTTGGGAAGTCAAACAAGGTGAAATATCGGTGCCAGCATTATATTTGATGGACTACTGGCAGCCACAATCTTTGACACACAATATTCCTAGTACAGCGATCGCATTGCGGGTTTACTCTGTTGAACGAGAGCAAAGTCTCTGGATTGTGGTTGACGATCTGATAGAACAGACAGAACTTTTGCTCACGCCCTTACCTAACCCCCTAGAGGCTCCTGTAGGTGTTTTGGGAGTTAGCCTGCGTGCCGATGGTAGCCTGATACCTGCTATAGATGCAGCTATGCTGGTCGAAATTATCTCGCAAACAACCCAACCTGCGATCGCTGACCCACTCTTAACTCTAAGTACAGTTTCTTCTGAACCATTAAACTTACCCTACGCCACCCGCACGATTCTAGTCGTGGATGATGCGGCTTTGATGCGTCGGCGGATCGAGGCAAGTTTGACAGCCTATGGTTATTCTGTCGTCACCTGTGGCGATGGACTCGAAGCCTGGAACTGGCTCCAAAGCCACACAATTCCAGCTATGTTGATCACAGATGTTGAAATGCCAAATATGGATGGCTTTACCCTGATTGACCGAGTGCGGCAGTCTGGTATTACTATGCCCATTATGGTAGTTTCGTCCCGTCTGGCAGAAGAGTGGAGCAAGGAAGCTCAGCGCTTGGGTGCTAACGATTATCTGACTAAAGGCTTTACCACTCAAGACTTGGTTAGTAAAGTGGAGGCTCTGTTATAG
- a CDS encoding response regulator translates to MSNAAILCVDDEVMILESLKEQLQRRFGDRYLYEVAEGVNEAWEVIEELYDHGIRILIIVSDWLMPGVKGDEFLIAVHQQYPETITVMLTGQADETAVDRVRKQANLYACLRKPWTEEELVQIIMDALR, encoded by the coding sequence ATGTCAAATGCTGCCATTCTCTGTGTCGATGATGAGGTAATGATCCTCGAAAGCCTGAAAGAGCAACTACAGCGCCGATTTGGCGATCGCTATCTTTACGAAGTAGCAGAGGGAGTCAATGAAGCTTGGGAGGTGATTGAAGAACTCTACGATCACGGCATCAGAATTTTGATCATTGTTTCCGATTGGTTAATGCCGGGGGTGAAGGGCGATGAATTTTTGATTGCGGTTCATCAACAATATCCTGAAACAATTACGGTCATGTTAACAGGTCAAGCAGATGAAACCGCAGTCGATAGAGTGCGTAAACAAGCAAATCTCTACGCTTGTCTGCGAAAACCTTGGACTGAAGAAGAGTTAGTCCAGATAATTATGGATGCTTTGAGGTAA